In one window of Spartinivicinus marinus DNA:
- the pilV gene encoding type IV pilus modification protein PilV — translation MKTIGNLSVKKLPIMMNEISFKQQGVGIMEILISILVLSIGLLGLAGMQAVGLKNNNQSFDRSYAVFLANNILDRIRANPNADYTTNLNTAPSVAANSCETGACNASQLRDYDLAQWKCLLGRFNSNGNCATLTIGGDGQEAQVEGLLSDGTGSIARTVAGGTVRYTITIEWADPTNVTDPNDPANTGVNNRSSYSMVTDI, via the coding sequence ATGAAAACTATCGGTAACTTATCTGTAAAAAAACTGCCTATCATGATGAACGAAATAAGTTTCAAACAGCAAGGTGTTGGAATAATGGAAATACTAATTTCCATCCTGGTCCTTTCTATTGGTTTGCTAGGTTTGGCTGGAATGCAGGCAGTTGGTTTGAAAAATAATAACCAGTCTTTTGATAGAAGTTATGCTGTATTTTTGGCTAATAATATTTTAGATAGAATTAGAGCAAACCCTAACGCAGATTATACGACAAATCTGAATACTGCTCCTTCAGTTGCAGCTAATAGCTGTGAGACAGGAGCATGTAATGCTAGTCAGTTAAGAGATTATGACCTTGCCCAGTGGAAGTGTTTATTAGGAAGGTTTAATAGTAATGGTAACTGCGCTACATTGACCATTGGTGGTGATGGCCAGGAAGCACAAGTAGAAGGTTTATTAAGTGATGGAACTGGTTCTATAGCCAGGACTGTTGCAGGAGGGACTGTACGTTATACCATCACAATTGAGTGGGCTGATCCAACCAATGTAACAGACCCTAATGATCCCGCCAATACAGGTGTTAACAACCGCTCATCTTATAGTATGGTTACGGATATATGA